From Planococcus halocryophilus, the proteins below share one genomic window:
- a CDS encoding carbohydrate ABC transporter permease, whose product MDSTYQKGKKGKKKNLSESKKDRVSAYLYIAPFFIIFGVIGLYPALFSFYLAFQKWNGLGEMSFVGLNNFKIVLEDPLFWKSLYNTIVIGLIGTAPQIVIGIILAILLNVAFLRFRSFFRVTIFMPYITSMVAVALIFSVIFSDHQSSLANYVLGLFGADPVSWGTSEWGTKIAISIMVFWRWVGYNTIIYLAGIQSIPNDVYEAATIDGASKFQQVIHITLPLLKPFILLTVFFSTVGALQLFSEPTVFLGASAFTRDEAMTVVMYLYRDAFKLQSFGTASATAIILLVVIIIFAAINTYLTSGIGKKRRRG is encoded by the coding sequence ATGGACTCTACTTATCAAAAAGGGAAAAAAGGCAAGAAAAAGAATTTATCTGAAAGCAAGAAAGACCGAGTGTCCGCGTACTTATATATCGCACCATTCTTCATCATCTTCGGCGTTATTGGTCTTTATCCAGCACTTTTTAGTTTCTATTTGGCTTTCCAAAAGTGGAATGGCCTAGGGGAAATGAGCTTTGTTGGACTAAACAACTTCAAAATTGTATTGGAAGATCCTCTTTTTTGGAAATCACTCTATAATACAATTGTTATCGGTTTAATCGGTACTGCTCCACAGATTGTGATCGGTATCATTTTAGCAATTTTGTTAAATGTAGCATTTCTCCGTTTCAGAAGTTTTTTCAGAGTTACAATCTTTATGCCTTACATTACATCAATGGTTGCGGTTGCCTTGATCTTTAGTGTTATTTTCAGTGACCACCAGTCTTCATTGGCAAATTACGTGCTTGGATTGTTCGGCGCTGATCCAGTAAGCTGGGGAACTTCAGAGTGGGGAACAAAGATAGCCATATCGATCATGGTATTTTGGAGATGGGTTGGATACAACACGATTATTTATCTAGCTGGTATTCAAAGTATTCCAAATGATGTCTACGAAGCTGCAACAATTGATGGTGCCAGTAAATTCCAACAGGTGATCCACATTACCTTGCCTTTGCTGAAGCCGTTCATTCTTTTAACTGTTTTCTTTTCAACCGTCGGTGCACTCCAACTGTTTTCTGAACCAACGGTATTTTTAGGAGCATCAGCCTTTACGAGAGACGAAGCGATGACGGTTGTAATGTACCTATACCGTGACGCATTCAAACTTCAATCGTTTGGAACAGCTTCTGCAACAGCGATTATCTTACTAGTGGTCATCATCATTTTCGCTGCAATTAATACGTACTTAACATCTGGAATTGGCAAAAAGAGAAGGAGGGGCTAG
- a CDS encoding NAD(P)-dependent oxidoreductase, which yields MKIIVFGATGGVGQSVVKQAIEKGFEVTAFVRTPAKLELAHDKLTVVKGDAFNPVEVAAAIAGHDAVVSCLGSSQGMKKSTELEEMTKNIVSGMQKHDVKRIVYTASAGVHGELTGVSGKLIMKMLQNALTDHRAATDVIQTHALTYTFVRPMGLTNGDFTGKYREVTTGVPEKAKSIPRADVAHFIVKALTDAQYENASVGISS from the coding sequence ATGAAAATCATCGTATTTGGTGCAACTGGTGGTGTTGGTCAATCGGTTGTAAAGCAGGCAATAGAAAAAGGTTTTGAGGTGACAGCGTTTGTGCGGACACCCGCAAAGCTAGAGCTTGCACATGACAAGTTAACTGTGGTAAAAGGCGATGCCTTTAATCCAGTAGAAGTAGCGGCAGCCATCGCAGGGCACGACGCGGTTGTGTCATGTCTAGGTTCTAGTCAAGGGATGAAAAAATCGACAGAACTTGAAGAAATGACGAAAAACATTGTGAGCGGCATGCAAAAACATGATGTGAAACGCATCGTCTATACGGCTTCTGCAGGTGTTCATGGCGAATTAACTGGAGTGAGTGGGAAATTAATCATGAAAATGTTGCAAAATGCGCTTACAGATCACCGAGCGGCGACGGATGTTATTCAAACGCATGCGCTAACCTATACATTTGTTCGACCGATGGGCTTAACAAATGGTGATTTTACCGGAAAGTACCGAGAAGTTACAACAGGTGTACCGGAAAAAGCGAAGTCGATTCCACGGGCAGATGTGGCGCATTTCATCGTCAAAGCTTTAACCGATGCCCAGTACGAAAATGCTTCGGTTGGAATTTCGAGTTAA
- a CDS encoding nucleotidyltransferase domain-containing protein, producing MDTIIQKKLVEIEETYKVKILYAVESGSRAWGFPSKDSDYDVRFIFIHPTDWYLAIDPQGIGAKRDVIEEPINELLDISGWEITKALRLFRKNNPPLLEWLRSTIIYYQKGSFVENMRALESDVYLPNSMLNHYLNMAKKNYREYLQGSQVRIKKYFYVLRPILACLWIEKYNTTPPISFQELVEEMIPAGELKSAVEHLLKRKLIGDELDLESRISVINDFLETEIQRLEAYAKSIRVEAKDSTQLLDELFRDTLQEMWQ from the coding sequence ATGGATACAATCATTCAAAAAAAATTAGTAGAGATAGAAGAAACATATAAAGTGAAGATTTTATATGCGGTTGAGTCTGGGAGCAGGGCTTGGGGATTCCCTTCGAAAGATAGTGATTATGACGTTCGGTTTATTTTTATTCATCCGACCGACTGGTACCTTGCAATTGACCCGCAAGGAATTGGGGCAAAGCGAGATGTAATTGAAGAACCCATCAATGAGTTATTGGATATAAGTGGTTGGGAAATCACGAAAGCGCTTCGCCTTTTTAGAAAAAATAACCCGCCACTTTTAGAATGGTTGAGAAGCACTATTATTTATTATCAAAAAGGTTCTTTTGTCGAGAACATGCGAGCATTAGAATCGGATGTCTATTTACCAAACTCCATGCTAAATCATTATTTAAATATGGCGAAAAAGAATTACCGTGAGTACTTGCAAGGTTCACAGGTCAGAATAAAAAAATATTTTTATGTTCTTCGGCCGATATTGGCATGTCTGTGGATTGAAAAGTACAATACAACGCCGCCGATTAGCTTTCAAGAATTGGTCGAAGAGATGATCCCGGCAGGTGAATTGAAAAGTGCGGTAGAGCACTTACTCAAGAGAAAGTTAATCGGTGATGAGTTAGATCTTGAATCCCGCATTTCGGTGATTAATGATTTTTTAGAAACTGAAATACAGCGACTCGAAGCATATGCTAAATCAATCAGAGTTGAAGCAAAAGATTCTACACAATTGTTGGATGAGCTGTTTAGGGATACATTGCAAGAAATGTGGCAATAA
- a CDS encoding DUF4317 domain-containing protein, protein MNNKDIADIRKRFKLDSELLKITDIYNVYIQQESSEIYHEESRSFSLLDREQQELFLANFKKVLGGKLDIKLFEVKFQPQEEGQTDHTQHLLYEGLESKVSAEWKENMQQIALKMVQDVQYEKDIVVTFIRGNYHKTTKRKSDESEMDFRDETYTTPFILSSMNQTELPKSSLVFDFMEKEFKSNVLVDPVIKLSSPIGGFLFPSFTDNAADINHVLYAASKANKPDFQFIENVLNGDEIVTAEEDKAVFEEIIKAVIGDEVDSRTLAGVYDEINQMLVIEAESDDDDEETPMMDVKEVERVLKASGMKDISTEKVERAFQQVVEDKTYEMKASHIVPSYTSKSIKISTKVADIAINPQDLRYVKQVNYNGKRCVLIEVEEDTMIEGFKLISEDLLE, encoded by the coding sequence ATGAATAATAAAGATATAGCCGATATTCGCAAGCGTTTTAAACTAGATAGCGAGTTACTAAAAATCACTGATATTTACAACGTCTACATTCAACAGGAAAGCAGTGAGATTTATCACGAGGAAAGTCGCTCGTTTTCCTTGTTGGACCGGGAACAACAAGAGTTATTTCTTGCTAATTTCAAAAAAGTTTTAGGGGGCAAGCTCGACATCAAGTTGTTTGAAGTGAAGTTTCAGCCTCAAGAAGAAGGACAAACCGACCATACGCAACACCTGTTATATGAGGGACTTGAATCAAAAGTGAGCGCAGAATGGAAAGAAAATATGCAGCAAATTGCGTTGAAGATGGTTCAAGATGTGCAATATGAAAAAGACATAGTGGTTACGTTCATTCGTGGAAATTACCATAAAACAACAAAGCGTAAATCAGATGAGTCTGAAATGGACTTCCGAGATGAAACATATACAACACCGTTTATTTTAAGTAGCATGAACCAAACCGAACTACCAAAAAGTTCATTGGTATTTGACTTTATGGAGAAAGAATTCAAGTCGAACGTGCTAGTCGATCCTGTTATTAAACTTTCTTCGCCAATTGGCGGTTTCTTGTTCCCTAGTTTTACGGACAATGCGGCGGATATCAATCACGTTTTGTATGCAGCGAGCAAAGCTAATAAACCTGACTTCCAATTTATCGAAAATGTCTTAAATGGCGATGAAATCGTTACGGCTGAAGAAGATAAAGCCGTGTTCGAGGAAATTATCAAAGCGGTTATTGGAGACGAAGTCGATTCGAGAACACTTGCGGGTGTATACGATGAAATCAATCAAATGTTGGTCATCGAAGCCGAAAGTGACGACGATGATGAAGAAACTCCTATGATGGACGTTAAAGAAGTAGAACGTGTATTAAAAGCGAGTGGTATGAAAGACATTAGTACAGAAAAAGTAGAAAGAGCTTTTCAACAAGTTGTAGAAGACAAGACCTATGAAATGAAAGCTAGCCATATTGTACCGAGTTACACGTCAAAATCAATTAAAATCAGCACGAAAGTAGCGGATATTGCTATCAATCCTCAAGACTTACGTTACGTCAAACAAGTCAATTACAACGGCAAACGTTGTGTGTTGATTGAAGTAGAAGAAGATACAATGATTGAAGGATTTAAATTGATTTCGGAAGATTTACTAGAGTAA
- a CDS encoding ABC transporter substrate-binding protein, which yields MINKKWPVLGAALALSLTLGACSGDEKSEGSGDGNEEVTLNFWSFGATNYEELAKAYEEENPNVTIKVKASETAEHHDALFTSLSAGSGAPDIAMLEVDQFDRFKEAQGSFENLYDLGAKDVQDQYLEWKWNAGANPEGDFLFGLPTDIGPKALYYRTDVFEAAGLPTDPSEVEALINSPEAFKEAGEKVLAETGKPFVDSIEMAFRAYLDASEQTYLNPEGELLITEGDNDVKKAYDYAVELNEAGVVGEFDMWSPEWANAVNNGEFAVELGAGWLKGWMEGNAPDAVGKWKVATLPTEFAANWGGSYLAIPNETDHAQEAYDFAEWLVSAENQLESFQSKGLFPSSPAVYEMDEFKSNEDEFFGGQVTSSVFAEAAQDIDTAVYKGVKYFPVNNEILTALKNVQNGADPEKEWDEAVKRAQDLVNR from the coding sequence TTGATTAACAAAAAATGGCCTGTACTTGGTGCAGCACTAGCTCTTTCTTTAACACTTGGAGCATGTAGCGGAGATGAGAAATCAGAGGGTTCAGGGGACGGTAACGAGGAAGTAACATTAAACTTTTGGTCTTTTGGAGCTACTAACTATGAAGAATTAGCAAAAGCATACGAAGAAGAAAATCCAAACGTAACAATTAAAGTAAAAGCTTCAGAAACGGCAGAACATCACGATGCATTGTTCACGTCTTTATCAGCTGGAAGTGGCGCCCCTGATATCGCAATGCTGGAAGTTGACCAATTTGATCGTTTCAAAGAAGCACAAGGTAGTTTTGAAAACTTATACGATCTTGGCGCTAAAGATGTTCAAGACCAATACTTAGAGTGGAAATGGAATGCAGGTGCAAACCCAGAAGGTGATTTCCTATTCGGTTTACCGACAGACATTGGACCAAAAGCATTGTACTACCGTACGGATGTATTTGAGGCAGCTGGATTACCGACAGACCCTTCAGAGGTAGAAGCGTTAATTAATTCTCCAGAAGCGTTTAAAGAAGCTGGAGAGAAAGTTTTAGCGGAAACTGGAAAACCTTTTGTTGATAGTATCGAAATGGCTTTTAGAGCTTACTTAGATGCTTCAGAACAAACGTATTTGAATCCTGAAGGCGAATTGTTGATCACTGAAGGAGATAACGACGTTAAAAAAGCATACGACTACGCAGTTGAACTTAACGAAGCTGGAGTTGTAGGAGAATTTGATATGTGGTCACCTGAATGGGCAAATGCAGTTAACAACGGTGAATTTGCAGTTGAGTTAGGAGCAGGTTGGTTAAAAGGCTGGATGGAAGGAAATGCACCTGATGCTGTAGGTAAATGGAAAGTTGCTACACTTCCTACTGAGTTCGCAGCAAACTGGGGTGGGTCGTACCTTGCGATTCCAAACGAAACAGATCATGCACAAGAAGCATATGACTTTGCTGAATGGTTAGTTTCTGCTGAAAACCAATTAGAATCATTCCAAAGCAAAGGCTTGTTCCCATCATCTCCAGCTGTTTATGAAATGGACGAATTCAAGTCGAACGAAGATGAATTCTTCGGTGGTCAAGTAACATCATCAGTATTTGCTGAAGCTGCACAAGATATCGATACAGCTGTCTACAAAGGCGTAAAATACTTCCCTGTAAACAACGAAATACTAACGGCTTTGAAAAACGTACAAAACGGAGCAGACCCTGAAAAAGAGTGGGACGAAGCTGTTAAACGTGCACAAGATCTAGTAAATCGTTAA
- a CDS encoding nucleoside deaminase, whose protein sequence is MITETDLKYLKRCVELAETAVEKGDEPFGSVLVSEVGDVLYEDHNHVAGGDHTQHPEFAIARWAATNLSSAERSKATVYTSGEHCPMCAAAHGWVGLGRIVYASSSKQLAEWSSDMGAAPSRVRNLAIGDVIKDTIIEGPVSDLAEKMRQLHQRSFEMKR, encoded by the coding sequence ATGATTACCGAAACAGATTTAAAGTATTTGAAACGCTGTGTGGAATTAGCAGAAACGGCTGTAGAAAAAGGCGATGAACCATTCGGGTCAGTTCTTGTTTCAGAAGTTGGAGATGTTCTCTACGAAGATCATAATCATGTGGCGGGAGGTGACCATACACAGCATCCTGAGTTTGCGATTGCGCGTTGGGCAGCAACTAATCTTTCATCTGCAGAACGAAGCAAGGCAACGGTTTATACGTCAGGAGAACATTGTCCGATGTGTGCAGCAGCGCATGGATGGGTTGGGTTAGGGAGAATCGTTTATGCTAGCTCTTCTAAGCAATTAGCTGAATGGTCAAGTGATATGGGAGCCGCGCCGTCACGTGTTCGAAATTTGGCTATTGGAGATGTTATAAAAGATACGATTATTGAGGGACCGGTTTCCGATCTAGCTGAGAAAATGCGTCAGCTGCATCAGCGTTCATTTGAAATGAAACGCTAA
- a CDS encoding winged helix-turn-helix transcriptional regulator has product MSDLRSEIKREIESGEYNCEKELTLSIISGKWKIIIIYYLGTEGVLRFSEINRLLPKISHKVLTTQIRELEEDGVVHRKVFAEVPSKVEYSLTTLGESLIPIVLMMDEWGKKNIKHFPVAKNR; this is encoded by the coding sequence ATGAGTGATCTGCGGTCAGAAATAAAAAGGGAAATTGAGAGTGGCGAATATAATTGCGAAAAGGAACTGACCTTATCGATTATTAGCGGCAAGTGGAAAATCATTATTATTTACTATTTGGGAACAGAGGGTGTGTTGCGCTTTAGTGAGATTAACCGCCTGCTTCCCAAAATTTCACATAAGGTACTGACTACTCAAATTAGAGAGTTAGAGGAGGATGGGGTTGTCCATCGGAAAGTATTTGCTGAAGTTCCGTCGAAAGTAGAATATTCATTAACCACTTTGGGAGAAAGCCTAATTCCAATCGTTTTAATGATGGACGAATGGGGAAAGAAAAACATCAAACACTTTCCTGTTGCGAAAAATCGGTGA